Part of the Leishmania infantum JPCM5 genome chromosome 29 genome is shown below.
GGGTGCAGACATGCGTACACGAATAGATGCTCTGGCAGTGCACAGAACCCCCAGAAGCGGTGCACACTTTCACCGCGGCAGGCATCGTCTAGCTCATTCCCTACATGTACAACACAGAGCCGGTCGATGTACTACAGCAATCCAGAACCTCTGCGTATATGCAGTACGTCCAGCACGACCACCAGCGCTCACCGCTGCAGCCATAATCCACCAAAATCCAAGCATTACGTCAGTACACAAAACGGCAGACCCCTTTTCTTGATTACATGCCATAGTACCGCGAGCAGCTCAGCGaatacgcgcacgcagccgcagcccacctgcctctgctgcgccaccgctaAATCCTCGTCGTCCAGCACGAGCCGTCTGCCGTCGAGTCGGGTCATGCGCCCTGCATTCTCGTCCTTCCTCGGATacgtgcggcgccaccggcgccgcacaGAGACTCGCGCCCGCTGCACGCCGTTGCGCACACGTGTTGAGCCGTCGGCACGATTCGTAGCGAGCGGGCCCCAACGCGACCATCAAGGCCGCACGTCTCTTCGGCACACCGCCAGCCCAGACctgtccgccgacaccaagAGTCCGAGGCCCACCACACGAAGCGCTGGATGTGGGCGCTTGGCTTCCGCACAGCGTTGGGTGCCGCACCCAGGCACCCGCGGTGGGGTGGCCGGCAGCATCAAGGGCATTATTTTTCTAGTCAGAATAGAAAGTGAAATGCACAGCCGCATCCGACCATAGACAAACATGTAGGCAGATGCACGCCAGCGGTGATAGTGCTGCGCTCCATTGTGTGAGCCTGTGCGGAGTCGGCCCCGTTGTTTGCCATAATATTTAACATGCAGCATGCATTCAAGTCTTGCCTCTCccgcgcggcgacgcctaaaagcagcagaaaaaaagTAACCGAATGGTGttaggaaaaaaaagggcgaGCAGGAGAAGGTAACATGGCGCACGAAATGATAGTCACACAAGAATGCGCTGGATATTACTCTCCTCAACACGTGCTACAGCCCAAAGGTGCTCGCTGCTCATAAACCAGGCACAATGTTGACTTGATGCCCCCCAaccctgccgccaccgcctggcTACGCCACCCCCGCGCTTAATCACCACCAAAAGCAGATACGTACGTGCGCACTGGCAtggggagaaagagagagacgaagacGGAGGTGAACGGCTCAGATGCAGAGGGTGAGCAAGACGGAGAGCTGAGGCTGCCACCACGAGCACCACAATAAGAACGCCGCACCCTTCCGCCGGCTTTTTCGCCTTAAATGGTGCTGGCCCATCTCACGGGGCGGGCATGAGGTAGTCCCAGTTGTTGTGGTGGACCATGATAAAACGGATGCCGAGTGGGAGGTCGACGAGGTCAGCCGCGCCGGTGAAGTTGTTATACTCCATGTGCACAAACTTGACAGACTCGGGTAGCTGCGTGAGGTTCACCTGGCCGCTGAGGTGATTGTGGCCAATGTTGAGgtactgcagctgcggcggcagtgccgagAGGTCGACCTCACCCGTGAAATGGTTTTCAGAAAGATCAAGGGAGCGCAGAGTGCGCGGGAGTTCGCTGGTGCGCAGGCCACCCTGTATCGCATTGTTGTTGAGACGCAGCAACTCTATGTTCTCGGGGAGTTGAGCGAACACGGCGCCATCGAGGAGGTTGTGCGACACATCCATCACCTTCAGCTTCGTGCAGTTACGAAGGTGAGGGAGGGTGCCCGTCAGGCTGCACCTGGTGAGGTACAGTTCTGCGAGGCTGAAGCCACTTTCGCCACACGCGCTTTGCAgctgagagagagacagaggtgACCCCGGGTTGTTGCTTTCCAGGCCGGACACATCCAACGCCTTCAGCTGATTCCGTGCAGACGGCAGCATGTCGAGGGTCAGAGCAACACCGGTGAAGCTGATATTCAGCAGCGAGAGAAACGCCGGCGCAGTCTCCAATACCTCCCTGACCGTGGAGTGAGCCAGCTGTGTGTACGAGAGCTGCAGAGATTGGAGGTtgcgcggcagctcgcgGAGATCGATGAACAAGTCTGGATTGCCGGAAAGGCTCAACACCTGCAGCCACTCCAGCTGgggtgtcgtcgtcgtcacctCTGCCTTCACGAGAGCGCAGTTGTCACATTGCAAAACGCGAAGATGAGCCAAGGGCCCCTTCACAACTCCCCCCTCGCCACTCCCTGGGGCCTGAAGAATCGAGTCGGACTCCCACTCCACGTTCGTTGCCACGAATTCCTCAAGGTTCGCAGGTAAGCTGGAGAGCACGAGTGGCTGCCTCAGCCTCGAGTCCGTGATGCGGATCCGCTTCACCGACTTGGGATACTCGTCCCACTTCACAGTTCCGTCTCGCATGCCCTCGATGACCGCCTCCTCGAGAGCGCCGGTCACGCGGTTGCAGCGGTACAGCGCCGATCGGCACATGTCGAAGCCCCTCGTTGTGTCCTTGAGCGCGGACTCTACCTCCTTTTGCAGCTCAGGGTCGTCGAtcgcgcgctgcagagaCTGCAGCGCCAGAACAGATTCGTAACGATCCTTCGCGCTCATGCGCGTCTTGGCGGGAAAAAACTTGcccacctccagcgcgctGACTTCGCAACAAAGAGCACAAAACAGTGCGATCGCGATGGCACAACAGAGCGCGCTGGTGCATCTACTAAGGCGGCGTTGTGGGGTGACCGGGCCGCGCGCCATCATCACAGTCGCCGTGTTCATCCTACTTGAAAGCACAACTTCGTAGAACCCGGTGAGGCTCTTGTGGGAATATTCTTTCTCGCTTCTCTCACCTGTGTCCTATCGCGGTAGATGTCAGACGCTGCTCGTTGATGCACAGCGTTTCGCTCCGACGATAAAACGATCAGCAAAACcaaaatatatatatatatataaataAATACATATAGGTGTATATATATTATTATTATAAATagcacatatatatatgtgcaaTATACTGTAAAGCGAACAGCGAAAAACGGAGACAGAAGTCTGAGCACGCCAAAACGCACGTGCGTGAACGCGTGTTCAGACGCACGTCGCGCATGAAGGGGATGAGACTTATTATTAGCGAAGAGCACCAAAACACACaatacatacacacacacatgcaaaaCGTAGGCGCACTTCAAAGGCGGATATAAGTGCCTTACAAgcaacgcaaaaaaaaagatgagaGATGCGGAcactacagcagcagcagaggcacacgTCAATGTGAAAGCGATGGGCAATAAGCGTGAAGGCCACACCTTGCACCGCTGGATGGGGTGGTAGANNNNNNNNNNNNNNNNNNNNNNNNNNNNNNNNNNNNNNNNNNNNNNNNNNNNNNNNNNNNNNNNNNNNNNNNNNNNNNNNNNNNNNNNNNNNNNNNNNNNAACGATCAGCAAACcaaaatatatatatataNTAAATAAATACATATAGGTGTATATATATTATTATTATAAATagcacatatatatatgtgcaaTATACTGTAAAGCGAACAGCGAAAAACGGAGACAGAAGTCTGAGCACGCCAAAACGCACGTGCGTGAACGCGTGTTCAGACGCACGTCGCGCATGAAGGGGATGAGACTTATTATTAGCGAAGAGCACCAAAACACACaatgcatacacacacacatgcaaaaCGTAGGCGCACTTCAAAGGCGGATATAAGTGCCTTACAAgcaacgcaaaaaaaaagatgagaGATGCGGAcactacagcagcagcagaggcacacgTCAATGTGAAAGCGATGGGCAATAAGCGTGAAGGCCACACCTTGCACCGCTGGATGGGTgtagagggggagggggcgggcggaGGCCGaaaacagcagcggcgcatgcgcaagagagagaaggaggtgagAGTTTTTGACACCGAGTTGCTGCAAGGagggtagtggtggtggtcgctAAACGGCGCAagaacaaacaaacaaaaaaaacagacTGGCGCGCAcagaggaaggaaaaggcgcCAAAGGAGAGGACCTTCTCCGAAGCATGCGGACACCGCCTGACGAAGCCACACCCTCCTAGTCGATCCTGGCGGGAGAAACAAAGCGATGgcgggtggagggggtggagcaAAGCAACGCGCTCCAGCACTACAACGCCGACAGTCACGtgggcggcgcagccgcctttCGCGAACACATCGGCACATGACCACCAGAATCGCACGGCGTCGCTCGGAATAGCTCGCCGAGCCAGGCTTTCGGGCAGCCAGGGAAGCGAGAACATCGCCTCTTACCAAGATCTTCCACGAAACCCAACAAACTGGTGAGTTGGCGTCTTAGTGTTTTGCTTTGGCTCTCTCTTGGGTCGCGGCAGCACTCGTCGCTCACCGCCCGACAAACACAGAATCAAGGTCTCCCTGCAGCCTCCGGAAACCGAACAAAAAAAGTGGGTAACGGCGTACATGAACAAAAACCACCAAAGAGGGACGAGGGTGCAGACATGCGTACACGAATAGATGCTCTGGCAGTGCACAGAACCCCCAGAAGCGGTGCACACTTTCACCGCGGCAGGCATCGTCTAGCTCATTCCCTACATGTACAACACAGAGCCGGTCGATGTACTACAGCAATCCAGAACCTCTGCGTATATGCAGTACGTCCAGCACGACCACCAGCGCTCACCGCTGCAGCCATAATCCACCAAAATCCAAGCATTACGTCAGTACACAAAACGGCAGACCCCTTTTCTTGATTACATGCCATAGTACCGCGAGCAGCTCAGCGaatacgcgcacgcagccgcagcccacctgcctctgctgcgccaccgctaAATCCTCGTCGTCCAGCACGAGCCGTCTGCCGTCGAGTCGGGTCATGCGCCCTGCATTCTCGTCCTTCCTCGGATacgtgcggcgccaccggcgccgcacaGAGACTCGCGCCCGCTGCACGCCGTTGCGCACACGTGTTGAGCCGTCGGCACGATTCGTAGCGAGCGGGCCCCAACGCGACCATCAAGGCCGCACGTCTCTTCGGCACACCGCCAGCCCAGACctgtccgccgacaccaagAGTCCGAGGCCCACCACACGAAGCGCTGGATGTGGGCGCTTGGCTTCCGCACAGCGTTGGGTGCCGCACCCAGGCACCCGCGGTGGGGTGGCCAGCAACAGAGAAGCAACCAAAATAAAAAGAGCgttggcagcagcggaagtCACAACTTCTCTTCTTGGCTCTTTTTGTCTGTGCTTTAACGCTCTTCTGGTTCCCGATGACGGGTTGAGCGGGGAGGACACCCCTCTCCGCGCGTGGCATCGCAGGGCGCAGTacacccctctccccctccccacgctCTGTGTGGGGGAAGCTAtgcagcccccaccccctatCACTGCCAACGCCGAGCCACTTCAGGTGGTGAAAACTTCACGCACCTCGGACATggcggagggcgggagggtcagagcgatgtaccGCCACGCATGCCGGCGGTCAGGCTGTGGACATTGTTGCGCTGGAGAGgccagcgacggtgcgcacgcttctGCCATCCACGCGATAGGCGACGTGtccgcgtgactcgaacgTATCCCAcacggccctcgcactgcctgctggtggagGCACAGCCTGCGCGACCGCGAGGAGATGCACTGGGTGGCGACCAGCACAatgggtggcgcggctgcgaggcgaccggctaagcggcggtgatgggTGGAGCCTGGCGCagggggccgtgctccgatgacggagtcggcgcactcTCTAGCGCGTGTGtccacggctgcttcgcaccgcgCGGTGGGGTCTGTGGCAGGCCGGGGGCGGGTGGAGTGGCGTGCAACTCATGTTGCACGTCCGGAAGGACGGACCTTTTGACGGGAAAGAAATGTCTGTGCTCTTTGTAAGAGCAGGAGggtgctctgctgctctATGTAGTTTTtcgcgcatctgctgctccgtCTGTTGCAGCCGAGTTATCCACCGACCGTttgtatgtgtctgtgtcttcGGTGTGGCCACTTATTGCGTGAGCAGTCACAGTCGACAGTGCGCTGCATGTCCTTTTTTACGTTCGTGACTCTCGTTCTGGGGGGTCTGCGTCGTGTCTCAGATTTTGCCCATCAAGGTATTCCTAATCATGTTGCCGGCGCTTTCCATCACCGTCTGGTAGATGGTCACCACATCCAGCGTGGAGCTGAACATGTCAGCGAAGCCGAAGAAAAGCATCGATACGATGTTACCGCGGGCGTACTCGAGAGCCCAGCACTCTTCGGGCATGCGATACTGCTTCGCTGAGCCGCGTGGCAAGATGTGCTGATCTCCTGGGCGGTAaacctctttctcttccaccccgggcagcgctgcccacTGCTCGCCAACGAGGATGTTGAAGAAGTCGTCAGCCCAGAAGTAGCGACCCGTGTGCCCCTCCGTGCCGACAGAGGAGCCAAAGATAATCAGGTACTCTGAGAAGGAGCAGTGCAGCACCGTCATGGACCCCATAGCCCCGCCTGCGTTGTTCCAGAGCCAGTGGCCCGTGTATCGCGTCGTTTTCGGGTAGTTCTCCAGGATCAGACGAATGGTCTCGTCTGTTACCTGCTTTGCCGTCGCCTTGCCCCCGTTTGCCGCATGGGCGGTGGCAATGCTCTGCTGCGCAATCTGTTGCAGGCGCACGGGGTCGTACACCCAATGCGATGGTTGATCCACGTACGCAAAAAAGGCTATGACGACCGCCACGACGCTGATCAAGAGAAGGCTGGTGCACTTGAACGACGCCATTTACTTGGATATCGCTTTGGGgtctttttttctgcttcCTCGTTGCGGCGGCGTATGTTTGTCGGGGTGCGCGCCTGCCAGCGACTCTGCCTGTGGGGATCCGCGTTtgagctgcggcggcaggggTGCGTGGTCCTCCGGCGGACAGCAGCCAACagcgaaaacgaaagaaacgCTCGACGAGGTCGGAAGAGTTGCCGGAGGAATTccctcaaaaaaaaaaatcgagACTGCGGACCTCGCCAGAGGgcagaaggggggagggaaggagggggagcagTGAGACGTGTCAGAGATGAGCAGCCGATCGGGGGCGGTTAAAAGGAGCCGACGAAGACAAGGGCAAGACAGCGGAAAGGAACTAAAAGGAGGCGCGGTGCGCCGAAGTGATCTAGAGAATTCCGCGCCGTGTTGTGTCTCCGCATGTTGATGGGATTGCACGTAGTGCGTTGCACATCCAAGCGGCGCGAGGCGCGCACCACATTTGAAGAAATCGCCAGCAAGTgcgaaaaagaggagaaggagggagagagacagacaagAATGAGATCGAAGAGAACGGAGAAAAAACGTTGAGACGTGTAAGGTGGTGGGCTGATCACCCAGGGGACGGGTGGGGTGCAAGGACGTGTGCGTCGATACGACTCCCCAGGCATCATGCGGAGGAGAGCACTGCACAAGCACCTACACCCAGGCC
Proteins encoded:
- a CDS encoding C-8 sterol isomerase-like protein, with amino-acid sequence MASFKCTSLLLISVVAVVIAFFAYVDQPSHWVYDPVRLQQIAQQSIATAHAANGGKATAKQVTDETIRLILENYPKTTRYTGHWLWNNAGGAMGSMTVLHCSFSEYLIIFGSSVGTEGHTGRYFWADDFFNILVGEQWAALPGVEEKEVYRPGDQHILPRGSAKQYRMPEECWALEYARGNIVSMLFFGFADMFSSTLDVVTIYQTVMESAGNMIRNTLMGKI